The following nucleotide sequence is from Barnesiella viscericola DSM 18177.
AGGGTGGGGTATTTGTGGGGATAGGCCTCTGCTTCCTGTTGTGGACACTCATCAGCCTGTTGTCGAATATTGAGAAGGCATTCAACGATATTTGGCAGGTGCAGGGCGGGCGGTCGTTTTACCGCAAGGTGACCGACTACACCTCGATGTTTCTGATTCTGCCCATTCTCATGGTGGCATCGAGCGGATTCTCGCTCTTTATGTCGACGATGCTCAACTCGTCGGTGGTGTTTGAGTTCATGACCCCGCTGTTGCGCTGGGTCTTCCGGCTGGCTCCCTATATCCTCACCGTGCTGTTTTTCACGGCCATCTATATTTTCATACCCAATACCCGTGTAAAATTCAAGTATGCACTCATCTCGGGTATCATTTGCGGCACGGCATTTCAGGTGTTCCAATACATATATATATCGGGACAGATATGGGTATCGAAGTACAACGCCATTTACGGTAGTTTTGCCTTCCTGCCGTTGTTGCTCATCTGGATGCAGTTCTCGTGGCTCATCTGCCTGTTCGGGGCGGTGCTCACCTATTCGTCGCAAAACGTGGTCAATTTCAATTTCGAGAAGGAGACCAACGACATCTCGCGCCGCTACTCCGACTATATCTTGCTGGTCATCGCCACGGTTATCGTGCATCGTTTCAGAGACGGTTTGCCGCCGCTCACCAAGGGGCAGATTTCGCGTCGCTATGCCATACCCATTCAGCTGGTCGAGCGGAAGGTCGATGAGTTGGAACAGGCAGGTATTTTGTCGCAGACTCCTTCGGAGGAGGAGCGGGTACCGGCCTATCAACCAGCCATGGACATCAACCGGCTTTCGGTGGGTTTCTTGCTGAGGGCCATTGACCGCGAGGGTGACGAGGATTTCATCAACAACCTGAAAGACAATTTCCCGCGGGAGTGGAGGGTACTGGTCGATACTCGTCGCCTGATGGAGGAGGAGGGTGATAAGGTTCCCTTGAAAGACTTGCAAATCGAGGAGAGCCGAGAGGAGCTTCCGAAATAATAAATCTTATATACGACAACTATGAAACAGGTCATTGCTACAACTGCCGCCCCCGAGGCCATAGGGCCATACAGCCAGGCTATCGAAGCTGCCGGCATGATTTTCCTTTCGGGACAACTGCCCATCGACCCCGCCACCGGCACAATGCCCGAGGGGATTCAGGCACAAACCCGCCAATCGTTCGAGAACATCAAGGCTATCTTGGCCGAGGCCGGCTGTACGGTCGACCATATTGTGAAGACGACGGTCTTCCTGGCCGACATGTCACTCTTCGGAGCAATGAACGAGGTCTATGCCCAACAGTTCAACGGGGCATTCCCCGCCCGTTCGGCATTTGCCGTCAAAGAGTTGCCCAAACAGGCTTTGGTCGAAATCGAGGTTATTGCGGTAAAGGCATAAACTGCAACAGGTCGGCCACGATAAAGGTACTGCCGCCTACGAAGATAAGGTCTTCGGGGCGGCTCTCTTTTTGTGCGGCCGTTACCGCCTCCTTGACGGTGGGGTAGCTCTTGCCTTTCAGTCCGGCTTGGGTGGCCAGTGCTTCGAGCTTGTCTTGCGGGAGAGCACGGGGCACCGATGCCCGGGTGAAGTAGTAGACGGCTTCCCGAGGGAGCATGGACAATACCCCCGATATATCTTTGTCGTTGACCATACCGATTACGATACGCAGCGTATCGTAATGTTCGTTGCGCAGTTGCCGGGCGATGTACTGCATGCCGCCGGTGTTGTGACCTGTGTCGCAGATGAGCCGGGGTGACGACTGCAACTGTTGCCAGCGCCCCATCAGACCGGTGAGACGGGTGACGTGGGCAAAGGCTTCATAGACCGATTCGTTGGAGATATGGTAGCCCAATTCCCGCAGCCGGGCGACGGCGGTGAGTACGGTGGCGGCATTTTTCTCCTGACAGAGTCCTCCCAGCTCTCCTACAAGATGGGGGAACTCGGGGGTGTCAAACTCCCAGCCGCGGGCGCTTTGCCGGGCCGAGTCGAACCGGACACACTCTTCGGCAAAGAAGATGGGGGCACCGACCTCGCGGGCCTTGTCGAGAAATACTTGCTTGACCTCGCCCTGGGCCTCACCGATAACGACCGGTATGCCGCTCTTGATGATACCGGCCTTTTCCCGGGCAATCTGGGGTAGGGTATGTCCCAGCATCTGCACATGGTCGTAGCTGATGTTGGTAATCACACACAGGTCGGGGGTGATGATGTTGGTGCTGTCGAGTCGGCCGCCCAGCCCGACCTCAATGACTGCTACATCGACCGCCTGGCGGGCAAAGTAGTCGAAGGCCATCATCATGGTCAACTCGAAAAACGAAGGATGGATATGCAGCG
It contains:
- a CDS encoding YhjD/YihY/BrkB family envelope integrity protein, with protein sequence MAKRKKKPSFFARISSWVKWFWQFVSVDIWHITEYKLHIHILKTLNLSIRCFLSEKLQEKASALTFSSILAVVPALAMLFAICKGFGFQHIMQSQLFDYFPAQRQALEYMLSFVDQYLDQMKGGVFVGIGLCFLLWTLISLLSNIEKAFNDIWQVQGGRSFYRKVTDYTSMFLILPILMVASSGFSLFMSTMLNSSVVFEFMTPLLRWVFRLAPYILTVLFFTAIYIFIPNTRVKFKYALISGIICGTAFQVFQYIYISGQIWVSKYNAIYGSFAFLPLLLIWMQFSWLICLFGAVLTYSSQNVVNFNFEKETNDISRRYSDYILLVIATVIVHRFRDGLPPLTKGQISRRYAIPIQLVERKVDELEQAGILSQTPSEEERVPAYQPAMDINRLSVGFLLRAIDREGDEDFINNLKDNFPREWRVLVDTRRLMEEEGDKVPLKDLQIEESREELPK
- a CDS encoding RidA family protein, which translates into the protein MKQVIATTAAPEAIGPYSQAIEAAGMIFLSGQLPIDPATGTMPEGIQAQTRQSFENIKAILAEAGCTVDHIVKTTVFLADMSLFGAMNEVYAQQFNGAFPARSAFAVKELPKQALVEIEVIAVKA
- a CDS encoding bifunctional folylpolyglutamate synthase/dihydrofolate synthase, whose translation is MNYEETLEYLFRQLPVFQQIGSAAYKPGLQNSEALDEYFGHPHRKFHTLHVAGTNGKGSVSHLLAAILQLNGYKTGLYTSPHLVDFRERIRIDGQPISREEVIDFAQKHVPPTLHIHPSFFELTMMMAFDYFARQAVDVAVIEVGLGGRLDSTNIITPDLCVITNISYDHVQMLGHTLPQIAREKAGIIKSGIPVVIGEAQGEVKQVFLDKAREVGAPIFFAEECVRFDSARQSARGWEFDTPEFPHLVGELGGLCQEKNAATVLTAVARLRELGYHISNESVYEAFAHVTRLTGLMGRWQQLQSSPRLICDTGHNTGGMQYIARQLRNEHYDTLRIVIGMVNDKDISGVLSMLPREAVYYFTRASVPRALPQDKLEALATQAGLKGKSYPTVKEAVTAAQKESRPEDLIFVGGSTFIVADLLQFMPLPQ